TTGATCCGGTTGCAGATGCCTTTCATCGTCAGCATCTGATCTTTGAATTCGCTAAGCGGTGCGAGGATGCGTTTAAAGTCGAAGTCCTTGCCCGGATTGTCTGGCCAAAAGTGTTTTGGAATCACACCGTTGGGGCTGAAGACAAACACCAGTCGTTTACGTCGGGGTGACGTCGACGAAGCGTAGCCCAAGCTGGGAAGGCCAAGCAGAAAATTAGCCGCCGCCGCGCTGATTCCCAGTTTGGAAATAAATTCACGTCGCTTCATGTGTCAGCTCCTCATTGAGTTCATCCATCGCGACTAGCACCGCGATTTCAACGATCAATTCACGCATGTTGAATTGTGATTCACGAAATTGATTGGTCAGTTTGTCATGTGTGCCGGGGCCAAACGCCGCGATCGGTTGCTTGACAAAGTATTCGAATACCCGCTCGACAAAGGCCCTGTGTGCATCGTCGTTCTCGGCTAAAAATCTAGCCAAATCGCCCGCCGATTCGAAGGGAACGGTCTGATCGGTCCGCGTAACGTAGCTGCCAGCGGCATTGATCGGTTTCCCCTTTTCCATTGCTCGAAAGCGGCCGACGGCGTCGTAGTTTTCTAGTGAAAACCCGAGTGCGTTAATCTTTTGATGACATACCTGGCAGGATTGTTCTCCGGTTTGCAATTCGACCCGTTGCCGAGTGGTTAGGTCAGGGTGCAGATCGGGATCCAGCGGCGTGAACGCCTCGTTTGGCGGGCGCAAGGTTCGTCCTAAAACTCGGCGGATCAAAAACACGCCGCGATGGATTGGGGATGTGGTGTCAAAGTAGCTCAGATGACTCGTGATCATCGGATGGGTCAGAACGCCAAAGGTACGTTCCGGATCCGGTCGGCTTCGAACCATTTCGTCGCCATTGGTTTCGCCTTCGGGCTGGAACGTTTCACCGTAGAAACTAGCCAGTTTCTCGTTGGTGTAGTTCCAATCGCGTAGAAACAGTTGGCGATAGTCGCTCGCATCGGACCAGAAAACATCGGAGAGTTGCTGTTCAAGCGAGCGGCGAAGTTGCATCGCCATGGCTTGGTCGAATCCCGCGAATTGAGACTCATCTTTGTTGATCTCCGCCGTCGGATCGACGTCCAGCCAGTCAAAGAACATCGCGATGACTTTGCCACGAAGCCTTGGATCGCGAACCATTCGGCTGGCGGTCTGACGGATGCGTCCTTCCACGCCCTCAGCATCGAGCTTCAGTTCGCCCTTCTTCGCTTGATCCAGTAACCAGCGGTCGGCGGGGATGGAATCGTAAAGCGTCATTGCCAAACGCGAGGCAACTTTCATGTCACGCGATCGGTTTCCATTTGCGCTCGGATACAGAAACCTTGGCGACTTGATGATCAACAAACACGATCGCAAAATCGCCATGTGGTCGTCTTCTGCGGCCGCGAGCTGATCGTCGACGTACAGCTTTTTGGACTCTTCATCGAGTTCACCTTGGAACGCGACCGAGGCCAGTTCGGTCAGGAATCCACGTAGTCGGCCCCGGTTTTCGTCAGAATCGTCTCGGTGTTGGCGACGGTAGTGTGGCCAGAGCCGCTTGGCTGCAACGTTCCCGAATTCGAAGGCAGCTTTAGTGACGGCGTCCTCCCACCCACGGTCGACGCGGGTTCCACGTTCGTACCCATAGCTGCGATCGTCTGGCGGCAGTTTGGTTTGCAGTGCGAAGCTACTGGGGAATACACCGGGATATAGATTTTCAGCCGGAATGACGTGCTCGACGCCTCCCGGGGGAATCCAGCGGAGTGAAAGCTCTGCGGGCGGTTGTTCCGTTTTACGTTTGCGCTGGGTGAAATCAATGGAAATTGGGTACTGACGGCCGCCTAGCAAGTTAAGCGTTTCGCGAAACTCTGTCTTGCCTTCGGATTGGACGTGGTTGTCGATTAGAACTTCGTCTTGGTGGCCAAGGTGAAGCTTCATCGAACAGGTCGAATGAACGACGATTTCGTACCGCCCGGTGTGCTCGACGTTAAGTGAGCCGCTCCAGTGGATGTAAAACTCTTCCGCAGCGACGCCCTCCACGGGTGCTTCGTGGCCGAAGCTGAAGTCCACGGTTTTATCAGTCCGTTCGACTTTCAGCTTCTTGCTGTCCCAGCGATTGCTGTCGAAATACGATCCGCTAAGCCCTTGTTTTTTCTCGAACCATGGTGACGAGTAAAAATGCGTGTACAGATCGGCGAGACTTTGCTGTAGCTGGCGGCCCGTTAGTCGAGAAAACGCGACTTGAGCGGGACGGTTGCGCAGTTGGGCCGCCTCGGAATAAAACGACTGATGCACATACTCGGCAACCGCTTTTGCATCGTCGCCAACGCACAGGTCCGGATCTTCCTCTGGCATCGTTTCCGCGATGATTTCTGCCAGTTGGCCGATCGAAGCGTCACCGATAAGCGGATCGGTATACCCCTCTGTTTGACCTTTGCCATTTTCTCCGTGGCATGACAGACACTGTTCTGCGTACAGGCGTTCGCCGCGCTGTAGCACCGTTTCGTCAGCTTTGGCAGCTTCATCAACGGATTTATTGTCAGCCGTGACTGCTTCGGAATTTTCCTGGGCCGGTGCGGCTGGAACGTTTCCAAATAGACAGACGCAGCAAGCTAGGAAAATCGCCGCCAAGTGTGTCAGCGATTTCATCGGGTTGGTGAAGTTTTCGTTTTTCATGGGGTGGGATCCATCTCGCCAGATAGCTGGGTGCCGTAAAGCGAAATCGATTTTGGGGTGACATCTTTTTACCCCGGTAGCAACGAACAAAAGGATTGTTCGGTCTGCTAATACTGCTTCGTTCCAACTCGATTTTAGGATTAGCCGTATGGCGTCAGCCACGGTTTCAGTGCAATAACCGGGGCTAATGCCCGTCGGCTGATGACCTGAACCCGTTTTTTCAAATGGAACGAAGCACTAGATGAACGGATAAAAAGATGGCGGGCAGTTGCGGGGGAGGTGGGATGGTCAGTCGCGACTGCTTTGGGTGGGACACACACTATTGTACCCACCTGTCAGCCCAAGTTGAACAGCTGTTCGCCTCAAGTGGGGGCAATGCCGCGGACAACGCCCAAAATTCCCGCACGAAACGCCCCTTTTCTTAAATGTGTTTTTTCTGCGATACTGTGCGACTTCCACGGACAACACATTTACCACCTTTCCCCCCAGGATTCGCTACAACCGCTCTTTGACCCAACCGCTACGACAAACTGGCCGCGGCCAGGATCGGCTTGGATAGTCGAGACGCGTCATGCGTCCGCTACGCCGGATTCTGGAATCATCTCGCGTCAGACGTTTGGCATTGCGGCTGTAAATTGGAGTCAACGCGGAAGAGCGGAGCCGCAAGCGAATCAGAAAGCAGGAACTGGAATGCTAAAGAATTTCTCGCCAAAAGCACTCGGCATCAATGGTCGCCAGAGTGAGCTTATCGAACTGGCCCTGACGTACGGTTTTTCGTCGATGGACGTCGACATGTACGAAATGCTGCGACGCGCCCAGCGTTCGACCGCCGAAGACGCGACCAAGTTCGTTCGTGCGGCTCTTGGCGAAGGCACCGGCCGACTGGAGCAAATCGGTGGCTTCCAGCTGGAAGTTGACCTGGACGCCGAAGACGGCGCGTTCACCAGCCAACTCGGAACACTGCACCCATTGTCCGAATTGGCAGAAAGCTTGGGCGTGACCCGCGCTTACATCAATTTGCCATCCTCGACCGACCGCATGCCGTACCACGAGTACTTTGAATTGCAACGTGGCCGAATCAGCCAAATCGCTGAAGTTCTGGCATCACGCAACATCAAGTTGGGTGTCGGTTTCGACGCAACCAAGGAATTGGCCAATCCAAAGCAATTCGATTTCATCCGCAACGTCGAAGGCCTAATCGCGTTCATCAACGCCGTTGGCAGCGATTCCGTCGGATTCATCGTCGACACCTGGGATTGGGTCATCGGTGGCGGTGCGATGGACCAACTGAGCGAATTGGCAGGTGACAAAATCGTTGCAGTTCGCCTCGGTTCGGTTGCAGACGACGCAGACGTCAGCAAAGCGACTCGCAAGGACTGCGTCCTTCCTGAACTCGAAGGCTCGCTGAACCACACCAACGTTGTCAAGCAATTGGCTGCTGCGGGTTTCGAAGGCCCAATCTCGCCATCGGCATCGCCTTCACGATACAAAGGGCAAACCCGCGAGAACACCGTCACACAAGCCCAACAAGCGATCGACGGAATCTGCTCCGCAGCCGGATTGGAAGTCAAGCCATTGCCAATGGAATTGATCGACGAAGACGCAATGAACGAAGCTGCTGCTCCGATGTCATAATCGATGTCGCGTCAATAATCGAAAAACTGCAAAGCCTCGCAATCATTGCGAGGCTTTCTTTTTGGGCAACACTGATCACCTGCGCTATCCGACGCATCACATTTCAATGCGATTTCAGTCTGCGAGGGACATCGCCAAAAAGGATCCCGTGCGGGTATCCTATGAGAACCTACCATTGGTTTGATCCCACCTGTCCCGCCTCGACATAAAGAACAAGATGAAACGAATCAAAGCTGCTGCAGCCGTTGTTGCTCTTGCCAGTTGCATTTCCAGCACTCAAGCGACCAGTCTACGAGCGGCCGATTGGCCGCAATACCGTGGCCCCAATGGCGATGGGAAGATTGCGGAATCCATCACACAAAAGTCTGACGCCAAGTTGAATGTCCAATGGGTGACCGAGACTCCTCTCGGTTTCAGCTCGTTCGCAGTCGCTGACGGGTTGGCTTTCACAATCATCGCCGAGGGCAACAGCGAGGTCCTGCTCGCGTTGAACGCAGACAACGGCAATAAAGCATGGTCATATCCGATGGGGTCAAACGACTACGGACACGACGGTGGCAATGCCGGTGCAAGAGACAACCGAGGCGGTGACGGACCAAGGTCGACACCGACGGCCAGTGCCGGAAGCGTCTTTGTTTACGATTCCAATTTGGTTCTGCACTGTGTCGATGCCAAAACCGGCCAACCCGAATGGAAGCACAACGTGGCGACCGAGTTTGGCGGTGAAAACATCAAGTGGATGAATGCGACAAGTCCGCTTGTTGATGAGAAGCTGGTCTACGTCAGCGGTGGCGGATCGGGGCAGGCGTTCTTGGCATTTGAAAAGTCAACTGGTGAGCTGGCTTGGAAAAGTGGCAGTGAAACGATCACGCACGCAACACCGGTACTGACTTCTATCGATGGAACAAAACAGATGATCAATTTTGTTCAATCGGGATTGGTTTCTGTTGATGCCGCAACCGGACAGGAATTGTGGCGAACGAAATTCCCGTTTTCCGTTTCGACGGCTGCCTCACCTATTGTCGACGGCAACCTCGTTTATTGTTCCGCTGGCTATTCGGTCGGTGCCGGTCTATTCGAGATCGTCGACAACAAGAAAGTTAACGAGATTTGGTTTAAGCCAAACGAATTGATGAATCACTGGAGTACGCCTGTGGTTTACAACGGGCACCTGTACGGCATCTTTGAGTTCAAGAAATATGGTCGTGCACCGCTCAATTGCGTGAACCTAAAGACAGGCGAAATCGTGTGGTCAGAAAGTGGGTTTGGCCCTGGGAACTGCATCCTTGTTGGTGACAAGTTGGTGGTCCTTTCGGACGCCGGTGAAGTCGCAATCGTCAACGCGACGACCGATGGTTACCAAGAGTTGGCTCGCCTGGATGCACTCAAAGGCAAATGTTGGTCGACACCTGCCTATAGCAACGGAAAGATCTACGTTCGCAGCACCGAAGAAGGCGCTTGCTTGACGATTGAATAGTCGTGTGAGGACAAATCAACTGATTGAGTAGCAAATTTGGGACTCAATCAGTTGCAGAAAGATTTACAGCGAGCAGCTTTCAAAACAATCAGATCGTGATTTTGTCGGTAGGTGATCTATCGATGGAATCACGATTTTTATTTGTCCGATTCCAATTGTCCTTTGGCCCCATCGATCAAGAATTGGGTGAGTTCATCATCGCGAAAGAAGCCGGGATACAGGTTATGACCTTGTCCTTCGATTCGCTTGAGCGTGATGTAATCCGCATTTCCTGACTTCGCATAGGCCTCTAATAGTGCTTCGCTATTCTGTTCGATCGGAACAACAGAGTCCTGTGTCCCGTGAACTAAGAAGACCGGGATCTTCGCTTTAGCCAGCTTTTGGGCCTGCTTGATCGGATTGTATTTCGTTTGTTGCTCGGACAGTTCAGCTGCCGTGACCCCATAGGCCGAGGCGGCTCGTTCGACGCCCGGATAGGTTGTGTAGTCGAACACAGGGTAAATGCCACCGATTGCCGAAACGCGGTCAGGGTGTTCGATGGCGAATCTGCAAACGTGCAGCCCGCCTCGCGATCGGCCAAGTAACGCCGGTTTAGGACTGTAACCGCGGCGGACCATGTCCTCATAAAATTCATCGAACGGTCTTTCACTTTGTGGGCTGCCGTGAGCCTCACCGACATCGATTCCTGCGATCGAGACCCCGGCATCGAGTAGCCGCTGGAACATCCACGATTCATTCGTATCGGGATATCGGCTGAGAGTTGGGGCGTAGAAGACCCAAGGCTTGTTCGAGGAGCTTTCGTCGTGCTGCGATGGAGTGATAAGAAACGCATGTCGATCAGCGATTCGCAGAACTTGCCCGCCGAGGATTTGCTGTGTCCGACGGGGATGTGCTGCTGCCTGAGCTTCGAGCATTTTATCGCTCGTGTGTTTCGCGTCCTTGCTTTTATTGAGTTGCTGCGCAGTCAAGTCTCGTGTTGCAAGCTGCTGCATTTCGGCGGTCATCGTTTCCCATGTAGACCGTAGTTCATCAAGCTTGTCCGAGTGAACGATGGCGAGGTCCGTCTGTTCAATACGGTCATTTGACAAGTCATACAATTCCCAAGGCTCGTCTTTGGGCGAAACGGCTTTCCAATTGCCGACGCGAATCGCACGGTGAGCATCGTGGTACCACCACAGCGTTCGCGATTCCTCGGATTGC
This genomic interval from Stieleria sp. JC731 contains the following:
- a CDS encoding DUF1588 domain-containing protein, which gives rise to MKNENFTNPMKSLTHLAAIFLACCVCLFGNVPAAPAQENSEAVTADNKSVDEAAKADETVLQRGERLYAEQCLSCHGENGKGQTEGYTDPLIGDASIGQLAEIIAETMPEEDPDLCVGDDAKAVAEYVHQSFYSEAAQLRNRPAQVAFSRLTGRQLQQSLADLYTHFYSSPWFEKKQGLSGSYFDSNRWDSKKLKVERTDKTVDFSFGHEAPVEGVAAEEFYIHWSGSLNVEHTGRYEIVVHSTCSMKLHLGHQDEVLIDNHVQSEGKTEFRETLNLLGGRQYPISIDFTQRKRKTEQPPAELSLRWIPPGGVEHVIPAENLYPGVFPSSFALQTKLPPDDRSYGYERGTRVDRGWEDAVTKAAFEFGNVAAKRLWPHYRRQHRDDSDENRGRLRGFLTELASVAFQGELDEESKKLYVDDQLAAAEDDHMAILRSCLLIIKSPRFLYPSANGNRSRDMKVASRLAMTLYDSIPADRWLLDQAKKGELKLDAEGVEGRIRQTASRMVRDPRLRGKVIAMFFDWLDVDPTAEINKDESQFAGFDQAMAMQLRRSLEQQLSDVFWSDASDYRQLFLRDWNYTNEKLASFYGETFQPEGETNGDEMVRSRPDPERTFGVLTHPMITSHLSYFDTTSPIHRGVFLIRRVLGRTLRPPNEAFTPLDPDLHPDLTTRQRVELQTGEQSCQVCHQKINALGFSLENYDAVGRFRAMEKGKPINAAGSYVTRTDQTVPFESAGDLARFLAENDDAHRAFVERVFEYFVKQPIAAFGPGTHDKLTNQFRESQFNMRELIVEIAVLVAMDELNEELTHEAT
- a CDS encoding TIM barrel protein; protein product: MLKNFSPKALGINGRQSELIELALTYGFSSMDVDMYEMLRRAQRSTAEDATKFVRAALGEGTGRLEQIGGFQLEVDLDAEDGAFTSQLGTLHPLSELAESLGVTRAYINLPSSTDRMPYHEYFELQRGRISQIAEVLASRNIKLGVGFDATKELANPKQFDFIRNVEGLIAFINAVGSDSVGFIVDTWDWVIGGGAMDQLSELAGDKIVAVRLGSVADDADVSKATRKDCVLPELEGSLNHTNVVKQLAAAGFEGPISPSASPSRYKGQTRENTVTQAQQAIDGICSAAGLEVKPLPMELIDEDAMNEAAAPMS
- a CDS encoding PQQ-binding-like beta-propeller repeat protein produces the protein MKRIKAAAAVVALASCISSTQATSLRAADWPQYRGPNGDGKIAESITQKSDAKLNVQWVTETPLGFSSFAVADGLAFTIIAEGNSEVLLALNADNGNKAWSYPMGSNDYGHDGGNAGARDNRGGDGPRSTPTASAGSVFVYDSNLVLHCVDAKTGQPEWKHNVATEFGGENIKWMNATSPLVDEKLVYVSGGGSGQAFLAFEKSTGELAWKSGSETITHATPVLTSIDGTKQMINFVQSGLVSVDAATGQELWRTKFPFSVSTAASPIVDGNLVYCSAGYSVGAGLFEIVDNKKVNEIWFKPNELMNHWSTPVVYNGHLYGIFEFKKYGRAPLNCVNLKTGEIVWSESGFGPGNCILVGDKLVVLSDAGEVAIVNATTDGYQELARLDALKGKCWSTPAYSNGKIYVRSTEEGACLTIE